CTGAGCACCTCCTGGACCTGACCGTCGAGAAGATTTTCGAGTAGTGACTCAACCATTTCCTGTGGTGGCAGACCAAGGACTGAACGGATCAGTTCTGCCGTAACTGGTTGTCCGTTGGCGCTATTGGTAATCTGGTCAAGCAGTGAGACTGCGTCCCTGCCACTTCCACCGCTAAAATCTGCGATAAGTCGTAAAGCCCCGTCATCGATAGCCACCTTTTCTTTTGCAGCGATTGACTTAAGGAGTTCTACCATCTTGGCTGGTTCGATAGGAGCGAAGTGGAAGCGCTGGGTGCGGCTGACGATTGTGGCCGGCAGTTTATGGACTTCTGTTGTGGCCAAGATAAAGATGACGTGAGCCGGTGGTTCCTCGAGGGTCTTTAGTAGAGCGTTAAAGGCGGCCGTCGAGAGCATATGGACCTCGTCGATGATGTAGACCTTGTACTTCGCCTTCAGGGGCGCGAGTAGAACTTTCTCGCGAAGATCTCTGATGTCTTCAACGCCGTTGTTACTGGCGGCATCGATCTCAATGATGTCGAGAGCCGAAGCGTTGTCCTCATATGGGACATCGTTAACGGCATAAGCAAGAATACGAGCAATGCTCGTCTTGCCTACTCCTTTCGGTCCCGTTAGCAAGTACGCGTGGCTAAGGCGTCCTTCTTTGAGAGCGTATCGAAGAGTTTTGGTGATATGCTCTTGACCGACAGCTTCCTCTAGGGATCGGGGACGGTACTTACGGTATAGCGCCTGACTCATCAGACGGTCTCCCCTCCTTTTCAGACCTTATTATAGGTTGTTGTCGATGCTTGGACAATGCGCTTTAGACAAGCATACGGGTAGATCAGGGTAAAAATACACCCCGCCGATTAAGCGGGGTGCGGTCTTTAACTCAAAGTTTTTGGTTTAAGAGGTGCGTCGGTGTCTCATCTGTCGGAGGTAGATGAAACCGATAGTACCGATACCGGCTGCACCGGCAACCAGGAAGGGCATAAAGCCTGAACCAGTTACGGGGAGTGAAGTAGGCTGCTGAGGTTGCTGGGTAGGTGTCGGGGTAGGAGTTGGCGGAGGAGTTACGCAGGCCTGAGTACCGCCGTGTAGTGAGCCAAGTAGGCTACCTTTCGGGTAGAGTGGGCCACCGTTAGCGTCAGTAGCGCTAGTCCCCTTAACGAGGTCGACTTGGAAGTCACAGTCAGGGAGAGTCGTAGCGATGGTGTGAGTACCAACGCCAAATGTCTCAGTGATGTGCGAGAAGAGCTGCTGCTTGTCGTACGGCTTACCCTTCTTGGGGTTGGGAGCTTCCCAGCTGACG
This is a stretch of genomic DNA from Candidatus Saccharimonadales bacterium. It encodes these proteins:
- the dnaX gene encoding DNA polymerase III subunit gamma/tau, with translation MSQALYRKYRPRSLEEAVGQEHITKTLRYALKEGRLSHAYLLTGPKGVGKTSIARILAYAVNDVPYEDNASALDIIEIDAASNNGVEDIRDLREKVLLAPLKAKYKVYIIDEVHMLSTAAFNALLKTLEEPPAHVIFILATTEVHKLPATIVSRTQRFHFAPIEPAKMVELLKSIAAKEKVAIDDGALRLIADFSGGSGRDAVSLLDQITNSANGQPVTAELIRSVLGLPPQEMVESLLENLLDGQVQEVLSLYELLLAQGVTPTALINQLTRELRSKTPGDSSLYELIDQLIDVPRAYDSQLKLEVVLVTFAAKRSHGDKPSDEPPKPPSGHPVEEKKPTPSKKEAEKKATDKAEVPKVTPKSDAHKEMDEATWNEVMAAAKASSPTLYTVLKQAIPHFDNETYVLTLTYRYPLHQKRLEQARYQKMLTDLLAGVLGLAPRIEMILNRNAVRHIPEPDQIDVSAEKILSDQSTTSTVLGIMGGGETVDV